In one Grus americana isolate bGruAme1 chromosome 1, bGruAme1.mat, whole genome shotgun sequence genomic region, the following are encoded:
- the B3GALT5 gene encoding beta-1,3-galactosyltransferase 5 — translation MKMGGTCLGLPVGQHLLTLGHRHFSNKWRNMMDFRKFRLFVCLVGLSCISFWVFYNNLTEFCIFCENSQDYIFPIETFRRIEGNFSHLPDIDCRKNPPFLVLLVTSSYHHIDARMAIRQTWGKERIVAGKRLVTYFLLGSTVNLSQQADIAAESQKYKDIIQKNFTDTYYNLTLKTMMGIEWIHRFCYQSSFVMKTDTDVFVNVFYLTELLRKKRTTRFFTGFLKLHEFPIRKRGSKWYVSREEYPGKTYPPFCSGTGYVLSTDVASQIYNVSESVSFMKLEDVFIGLCLAKLKIQLEELHSEQTFFPERIRFSVSHFKKIVMCHEVEPSEQLSYWYHLVTENYGGVL, via the exons ATGAAGATGGGAGGAACCTGTCTGGGTCTGCCAGTTGGCCAGCACTTGCTGACTCTGGGACACAGGCACTTTTCAAACAAATGGAGAAacatg atggatttcagaaaattcagacTGTTTGTTTGCCTTGTAGGGCTCAGCTGTATtagcttctgggttttttacaACAATTTGACTGAATTCTGTATATTCTGTGAAAACAGCCAAGATTACATATTCCCCATAGAGACTTTTAGGAGAATCGAAGGAAACTTCTCACATCTCCCAGATATAGACTGCCGTAAGAACCCGCCTTTCCTTGTCCTGCTTGTGACATCCTCGTACCATCACATTGACGCCAGGATGGCCATCCGGCAAacctgggggaaggagagaataGTTGCTGGCAAGCGCCTGGTGACATATTTCCTCCTGGGAAGCACTGTGAACCTCAGCCAGCAGGCTGATATTGCTGCTGAAAGCCAAAAGTACAAAGACATTATTCAAAAGAATTTTACAGACACATATTACAATTTGACTTTGAAGACCATGATGGGAATTGAATGGATTCACAGATTTTGTTACCAGTCCAGCTTTGTGATGAAAACAGACACAGATGTGTTTGTCAATGTTTTTTACCTCACTGAGCTTCTAAGGAAAAAGAGGACCACTAGATTCTTCACAggctttttaaaactgcatgaGTTCCCCATACGGAAAAGAGGGAGTAAGTGGTACGTGAGTAGAGAAGAGTATCCAGGAAAGACCTACCCGCCATTTTGTTCCGGGACCGGATATGTTTTATCCACTGATGTTGCTAGTCAGATCTATAATGTTTCAGAGAGTGTTTCATTCATGAAACTGGAGGATGTATTCATAGGACTGTGCCTTgccaaattaaaaattcaactgGAGGAGCTTCATTCAGAGcagacattttttccagaaaggattaggttctctgtttctcactttaAGAAAATTGTGATGTGCCATGAAGTAGAACCGTCTGAGCAGCTGAGCTACTGGTATCACTTAGTGACAGAAAATTACGGAGGAGTGCTCTAG